Proteins found in one Calditrichota bacterium genomic segment:
- a CDS encoding TetR/AcrR family transcriptional regulator has translation MSEHTKERILQAAARIFGKFGYTKTNIEDIAREAGIGKATIYHYFKSKEDVFLTIVRNEAHSLEIRIDEALKKAGSPQEKLKTFFHTQYKHLF, from the coding sequence ATGTCCGAACACACGAAAGAGCGGATTTTACAGGCAGCGGCGCGGATTTTTGGTAAGTTTGGGTACACAAAAACAAATATTGAGGACATCGCCCGCGAAGCGGGCATTGGGAAAGCCACTATTTACCACTACTTTAAAAGCAAAGAAGATGTTTTTCTTACCATTGTTCGCAACGAAGCGCATTCTCTTGAAATCCGCATTGACGAGGCCTTAAAAAAAGCCGGAAGCCCTCAGGAAAAACTCAAAACCTTCTTTCACACCCAGTACAAACATCTTTTCG